One window of the Aptenodytes patagonicus chromosome 5, bAptPat1.pri.cur, whole genome shotgun sequence genome contains the following:
- the ZNF281 gene encoding zinc finger protein 281 yields the protein MKLGSGFLGGGGGKRAAAMEPTFPPGMVMFNHRLPPVTSFTRAAAPPPAAQHPPQCVLPPASAAASSTAAAEPPAPPPPQDMTFKKEPAGAFPSAPSASQRSPWGFLQSLVSIKQEKPSEQEEEEQQQPQHHHHYGGLFGGAGEERPPGLGSSSGEGSGQSVIQDLSLLHHLHQHPHRDLLLSGRGEGAPGSSGEPKHDAQVKKAKRPKPETQGIKAKRKPSASSKPPLVGDAEGAVASPSQKPHVCEHCSAAFRSSYHLRRHVLIHTGERPFQCSQCSMGFIQKYLLQRHEKIHSREKPFGCDQCSMKFIQKYHMERHKRTHSGEKPYKCDTCQQYFSRTDRLLKHRRTCGEAIGKAGAGMEPGSSNNMGSLAALSQGNTSSSRRKSKTKSISTENKGNKCSSKVTESQVTSNVAMPNYAVDIPIVSSSGGLVGTGVEELQKKVPKLVLKKGSRKQADKNYLNFVSPLPDILGQKPLSGKQSGSLGLVANTGVETIGLLQSTGGKPGQISSNYDDAMQFSKKRRYLQTASSNSAFSINVGHMTSQQSVIQSAGVSVMDNEAPLSLMDSASLNSEIKSCHDKSGIPDEVLQSLLDQYSHKSEGQKEDPFSITEQRVDLHTSGEHSEMVQEENLSPNSQTVSNDKASMLQEYSKYLQQAFERTTNSTGFAFGPSFQFVSLSSTLHNHTLFQDKQIYTTSPLECGFSQSVTSVLPTALPKPPFGMLLGSQPGFYLSALEATHQQLTPSQELDDLIDPQKNLETSSNYQSTSQKLTGQKEQKNLESSTSFQIPSQELTSQIDPQKDIEPRATYQIENFAQAFGSQFKSGSRVPMTFITNSNGEVDHRVRTSVSDFSGYTNMMSDVSEPCSTRVKTPTSQSYR from the coding sequence ATGAAACTCGGCAGCGGCttcctcggcggcggcggcggcaagaGGGCGGCGGCCATGGAGCCCACCTTCCCCCCCGGCATGGTTATGTTCAACCACCGCCTGCCCCCGGTCACCAGCTTCACCCGGGCGGCCGCGCCCCCCCCGGCGGCCCAGCACCCCCCGCAGTGCGTGTTACCTCCGGCCTCCGCCGCCGCTTCCTCCACGGCGGCGGCCGAGCCCCCggcgcctcctccccctcaggaCATGACTTTCAAGAAGGAGCCGGCGGGGGCTTTCCCCTCCGCTCCCTCCGCCTCGCAGAGGAGCCCCTGGGGCTTTCTGCAGTCCCTAGTGAGCATCAAGCAAGAGAAGCCCAgcgagcaggaggaggaggagcagcagcagccgcagcaccATCACCACTACGGGGGGCTcttcgggggggcgggggaggagagGCCCCCCGGCCTGGGGAGCAGCAGCGGGGAAGGAAGCGGCCAGAGCGTGATTCaggacctcagccttcttcaCCACCTGCACCAGCATCCCCACCGAGACCTGTTACTGAGTGGCAGAGGCGAGGGCGCCCCTGGGAGCTCGGGTGAGCCAAAGCACGATGCCCAGGTCAAGAAGGCAAAGAGGCCAAAGCCAGAAACTCAGGGAATCAAAGCCAAGCGGAAGCCAAGCGCTTCTTCCAAACCCCCCCTGGTGGGAGACGCGGAAGGTGCCGTTGCGTCCCCCAGTCAGAAACCTCACGTCTGCGAACACTGCAGCGCTGCCTTCAGGAGCTCCTATCACTTGCGCAGACATGTGCTCATTCACACGGGGGAGAGGCCTTTCCAGTGCAGCCAGTGCAGCATGGGTTTCATCCAGAAGTACTTACTGCAGAGACACGAGAAGATCCACAGTCGGGAGAAGCCTTTTGGGTGCGACCAGTGCAGTATGAAGTTCATCCAGAAGTACCACATGGAAAGACACAAGAGGACGCATAGCGGAGAAAAGCCATACAAATGTGACACTTGTCAGCAGTATTTTTCAAGGACTGATAGACTGTTGAAGCACAGAAGAACATGTGGTGAAGCCATAGGTAAAGCAGGTGCTGGAATGGAGCCCGGATCATCAAATAACATGGGTAGCTTGGCTGCGTTGTCTCAGGGAAATACCAGTTCctcaaggagaaaaagtaaaacaaaaagtatatccactgaaaacaaaggaaataagtGTAGCAGCAAAGTAACTGAATCTCAAGTTACAAGTAATGTGGCCATGCCAAATTATGCAGTTGATATTCCTATTGTGTCTTCCAGTGGTGGTCTAGTTGGCACGGGCGTAGAAGAGCTTCAGAAAAAGGTGCCAAAACTGGTCttgaaaaaaggaagcagaaaacagGCAGACAAAAATTACCTTAATTTTGTATCACCGCTGCCAGATATTCTGGGGCAAAAACCACTGTCTGGGAAACAGAGTGGCTCTCTAGGCCTAGTAGCCAATACCGGTGTAGAAACTATTGGCCTTCTCCAAAGTACAGGTGGTAAACCAGGTCAAATAAGTAGCAATTACGATGATGCCATGCAGTTTTCAAAGAAGAGAAGATACTTGCAAACTGCAAGCAGTAACAGTGCCTTTTCAATTAATGTCGGACACATGACTTCCCAGCAGTCCGTCATCCAGTCTGCAGGTGTTAGTGTTATGGATAACGAAGCTCCATTGTCTCTTATGGATTCAGCATCTTTAAATAGCGAAATAAAGTCTTGCCACGACAAGTCTGGTATTCCTGATGAAGTCTTACAGAGCCTTTTGGACCAGTACTCTCACAAATCAGAAGGCCAGAAAGAAGATCCTTTCAGTATAACTGAACAGCGTGTGGACTTGCACACCTCAGGAGAACATTCAGAGATGGTTCAGGAAGAAAACTTGAGCCCTAACTCTCAAACAGTTTCAAACGATAAGGCAAGCATGTTGCAAGAATACTCCAAATACCTCCAACAAGCCTTTGAAAGAACAACCAATAgcactggttttgcttttggacCCAGTTTCCAATTTGTTAGCTTGTCTTCAACTCTCCATAACCACACTCTGTTTCAAGACAAACAGATATACACTACATCTCCACTTGAGTGTGGCTTCAGCCAATCCGTTACCTCAGTATTGCCAACTGCGTTGCCAAAACCTCCGTTTGGGATGTTGCTTGGATCTCAACCAGGCTTTTACTTGTCTGCTTTGGAGGCTACGCATCAACAGTTGACTCCTTCTCAAGAGCTGGACGATCTCATTGATCCGCAGAAAAACTTAGAGACTTCGTCTAACTACCAGTCGACATCTCAGAAACTGACTGgccagaaggaacagaaaaacttAGAATCCTCAACGAGCTTTCAGATCCCGTCTCAGGAGTTAACTAGCCAGATAGATCCTCAGAAGGACATAGAGCCTAGAGCAACCTACCAGATCGAGAACTTTGCACAAGCGTTTGGTTCTCAGTTTAAGTCGGGCAGCAGGGTGCCAATGACTTTTATCACTAACTCTAATGGAGAAGTGGACCATAGAGTAAGGACTTCAGTGTCAGATTTCTCAGGGTATACAAATATGATGTCTGATGTAAGTGAGCCATGTAGTACACGAGTAAAAACCCCAACCAGCCAGAGTTACAGGTAA